In one window of Amblyomma americanum isolate KBUSLIRL-KWMA chromosome 9, ASM5285725v1, whole genome shotgun sequence DNA:
- the LOC144103288 gene encoding uncharacterized protein LOC144103288, producing MVLLVLAVAVAVAVYYRYSPLSGGQRFGADDHGVCASADCKLHASFFRRRLDTRIDPCADFDAYVCSLWSPASGLARDLVEEMALSWALKAARFLTKETSGGRYDANGSFAHDQEEAVSTGRRAAAAFVQKCIAQKDDDADSLRMVRHFAASIGIPWPYDESATRHSAHPFAVLGKLDVLWGLELWSQASELPKRLSQ from the exons ATGGTGCTCCTGGTCCTGGCCGTCGCTGTGGCTGTGGCGGTGTACTACCGCTACTCTCCACTGTCGGGTGGCCAGCGCTTCGGGGCCGACGACCACGGGGTCTGCGCCTCGGCCGATTGCAAGCTGCACGCTTCGTTCTTCCGGAGAAGACTCGACACCCGAATCGACCCGTGCGCAGACTTCGACGCCTATGTCTGCTCGCTGTGGTCGCCCGCCAGTGGATTAGCTCGCGACCTCGTCGAAGAGATGGCGCTGTCCTGGGCGCTGAAGGCAGCGCGGTTCCTGACGAAGGAGACGAGCGGTGGCCGTTATGACGCCAATGGCTCGTTTGCGCATGACCAG GAGGAGGCTGTGAGCACCGGTCGCAGAGCCGCGGCTGCGTTCGTCCAAAAGTGCATAGCGCAGAAGGACGACGACGCAGACAGCCTGCGCATGGTGCGCCACTTCGCGGCGTCCATCGGCATCCCGTGGCCTTACGACGAGTCGGCGACGAGGCACAGCGCGCACCCATTCGCTGTGCTAGGCAAGCTGGACGTGCTTTGGGGACTCGAGCTCTGGTCTCAGGCAAGCGAACTTCCTAAGCGGCTCAGCCAATAG